A window of the Streptomyces sp. Ag109_O5-10 genome harbors these coding sequences:
- a CDS encoding VWA domain-containing protein translates to MGAALSSTAGVPADAVLLGFVRALRAAGVDASAERGYAFLRAVAALRPGVRPDVYWAGRATLCGGHDDLERYDRVFAAYFGPSPAPARLPLGTAPAPRLRLVARETATAPRTGGESEPPGPPTAVLASSAEVLRHRDVTELDPAERAQLRRLLAAFTLEGQTRRSARRRPARRGEVDPRRTVRELLRRGGEPALLRRHARVARPRRVVLLVDVSGSMGPYADALLRFAHAAVRAGRTEVFTIGTRLTRVTRELSHRDPDLAMAEVAAAVPDWRGGTRLGELLREFLNRWGQRGMARGAIVVLLSDGWERGDPELLGEQMRRLHALAHQVVWANPRKARPGYAPLAAGMAAALPSVDAFVAGHSLAALERLAAVVRGARTGAAPAQGPGKSPGKAPEAGPGKGADGA, encoded by the coding sequence GTGGGCGCGGCGCTGTCCAGCACGGCCGGGGTGCCGGCGGATGCCGTACTGCTGGGTTTCGTAAGGGCGTTGCGGGCGGCGGGGGTGGACGCGAGCGCGGAGCGCGGGTACGCGTTCCTGCGCGCCGTGGCCGCCCTGCGGCCCGGGGTGCGCCCGGACGTGTACTGGGCGGGGCGGGCGACGCTGTGCGGCGGCCACGACGACCTGGAGCGGTACGACAGGGTGTTCGCCGCATACTTCGGTCCGTCCCCGGCTCCGGCCCGGCTGCCGCTGGGCACCGCTCCCGCGCCCCGGCTGCGGCTCGTCGCCCGGGAGACGGCCACGGCACCCCGTACCGGTGGCGAGAGCGAGCCGCCGGGGCCGCCCACCGCCGTCCTCGCCAGCTCCGCCGAAGTCCTTCGGCACCGTGACGTCACCGAGCTGGATCCCGCCGAGCGGGCCCAACTGCGGCGCCTGCTGGCCGCGTTCACGCTCGAAGGGCAGACCCGCCGCTCGGCGCGGCGCCGGCCGGCCAGGCGTGGGGAGGTCGATCCGCGGCGCACCGTACGGGAGTTGCTGCGGCGCGGCGGGGAACCGGCCCTGCTGCGGCGGCACGCGCGAGTGGCCCGGCCGCGCCGGGTGGTGCTGCTCGTCGACGTGAGCGGTTCGATGGGCCCGTACGCCGACGCGCTGCTGCGGTTCGCGCACGCGGCGGTGCGCGCGGGCCGCACGGAGGTGTTCACGATCGGCACCCGGCTGACCCGGGTGACCCGTGAACTGTCGCACCGGGACCCGGACCTGGCGATGGCGGAGGTCGCGGCCGCGGTCCCCGACTGGCGTGGCGGCACCCGGCTCGGCGAGCTGCTGCGCGAGTTCCTCAACCGGTGGGGGCAGCGCGGCATGGCGCGCGGGGCGATCGTCGTCCTGCTCTCGGACGGCTGGGAGCGAGGCGATCCGGAGCTGCTCGGGGAGCAGATGCGCCGGCTGCACGCCCTGGCCCACCAGGTGGTCTGGGCGAACCCGCGCAAGGCACGGCCCGGTTACGCGCCGCTGGCGGCGGGGATGGCGGCGGCGCTGCCCAGCGTGGACGCCTTCGTGGCGGGGCACAGCCTGGCGGCGCTCGAGCGGCTAGCCGCGGTGGTACGCGGGGCGCGGACCGGTGCCGCGCCGGCACAGGGACCCGGGAAAAGCCCCGGAAAAGCACCCGAGGCAGGACCGGGGAAGGGAGCGGACGGTGCGTGA
- a CDS encoding MarR family winged helix-turn-helix transcriptional regulator: MTEISGSATRAARDLRVMFSRMRRRIREVAQDADLTPSQESALTLVSKHGAATASALASAEGVRPQSMAATLAALDQQGLIRRSPDPTDGRRQLVTLTEAGQARVEGNRQARDEWLARAFQDRYTEDERRTLLTAIELLDRLSRP; this comes from the coding sequence ATGACAGAGATCTCCGGCTCCGCGACCCGCGCGGCACGCGACCTGCGCGTGATGTTCAGCAGGATGCGCCGCCGTATCCGCGAGGTCGCCCAGGACGCGGACCTCACCCCGTCCCAGGAGTCGGCCCTCACCCTGGTGTCGAAGCACGGCGCGGCCACGGCCAGTGCGCTGGCCTCCGCCGAGGGGGTGCGGCCGCAGTCGATGGCCGCCACCCTGGCCGCGCTCGACCAGCAGGGGCTGATCCGCCGCAGCCCGGACCCGACCGACGGCCGCCGCCAGCTGGTCACCCTGACCGAGGCCGGTCAGGCCCGTGTCGAGGGCAACCGGCAGGCGCGTGACGAGTGGCTGGCCCGCGCCTTCCAGGACCGGTACACCGAGGACGAGCGCCGGACCCTGCTCACCGCGATCGAGCTGCTCGACCGGCTGTCGCGCCCGTGA
- a CDS encoding XdhC family protein, with product MREILPTLAGWHAAGIPFGLATVVAVSRSAPRGPGAAMAVGPDDEVVGSVSGGCVEGAVFELAQEVVATGEPSLQTFGYSDADAFAVGLTCGGEITLLVRPVTADSDPAFGAVAGSVAAGEPVTVATVVDGPARQGAVLAVWPDRTAGSLGTTGLDVAVTADARGELALGASVLRHYGPHGERREDAVTVFLQSFAPPPRMLVFGAIDYAAAVARIGDFLGYRVTVCDARPVFATPKRFPAAVEVVVDWPHRYLSRTVTDDRTVICVLTHDPKFDVPLLEEALRRPAAYIGAMGSRRTHDERRARLAGSGLTEAELSRLRSPLGLDLGARTPEEVAVSVAAEIVALRWGGSGAPLATTTGAIHASAVH from the coding sequence GTGCGTGAGATTCTGCCGACGCTGGCCGGGTGGCACGCGGCCGGGATCCCGTTCGGCCTCGCCACGGTGGTCGCGGTCAGCCGCAGCGCACCGCGCGGACCCGGTGCGGCCATGGCCGTGGGTCCTGACGACGAGGTGGTGGGCAGCGTCTCCGGCGGCTGCGTCGAGGGCGCCGTCTTCGAGCTGGCCCAGGAGGTCGTCGCGACCGGCGAGCCGTCGCTGCAGACCTTCGGCTACAGCGACGCGGACGCCTTCGCGGTCGGGCTGACCTGTGGCGGCGAGATCACCCTGCTGGTCAGGCCGGTGACCGCGGACTCCGACCCGGCGTTCGGCGCGGTGGCCGGGTCGGTCGCCGCGGGCGAGCCGGTGACCGTGGCGACGGTGGTGGACGGGCCGGCCCGGCAGGGCGCCGTGCTCGCCGTCTGGCCGGACCGGACGGCGGGCTCGCTCGGCACGACCGGCCTCGACGTCGCCGTCACCGCCGACGCGCGCGGCGAACTCGCGCTCGGCGCCTCCGTCCTGCGGCACTACGGCCCGCACGGCGAACGCCGCGAGGACGCGGTCACCGTGTTCCTCCAGTCGTTCGCGCCGCCGCCCCGGATGCTGGTGTTCGGCGCGATCGACTACGCGGCCGCGGTGGCCCGCATCGGCGACTTCCTCGGCTACCGGGTCACCGTCTGCGACGCCCGCCCGGTCTTCGCCACCCCGAAGCGCTTCCCGGCCGCCGTCGAGGTCGTCGTCGACTGGCCGCACCGCTACCTGAGCCGCACCGTCACCGACGACCGCACGGTGATCTGCGTCCTCACCCACGACCCGAAGTTCGACGTGCCGCTCCTCGAGGAGGCGTTGCGCCGTCCGGCCGCCTACATCGGGGCGATGGGCAGCCGCCGGACCCACGACGAACGGCGCGCCCGGCTGGCCGGGTCCGGTCTCACCGAGGCCGAACTGTCCCGGCTGCGCTCGCCGCTCGGCCTGGACCTCGGCGCCCGTACCCCGGAGGAGGTCGCGGTCTCCGTCGCCGCCGAGATCGTCGCCCTGCGCTGGGGCGGCAGCGGCGCGCCGCTGGCCACGACCACCGGCGCCATCCACGCGTCCGCCGTCCACTGA
- a CDS encoding xanthine dehydrogenase family protein subunit M encodes MIPPTFEYTRPATVDEAVGALADAGEEAKVLAGGQSLLPLLRLRLAFPELVVDVGRIPELRGVREDGDTLAVGALTTHHDVVHDPLVRRHAGLLAAATATVADPAVRHRGTLGGSLAHADPAGDLPAVALALDAELVVAGPGGRRTIPAREFFVDYLQSALAPDELLVEVRIPKTDGWGFHYEKFHAVAQSWAIVGVAALVRRDDGHIAEARVGLTNMGSTPLRAAAAEQALSGADGPQAVARAAEAAAEGTRPSQDLSASPEYRQHLARVLTRRAVLTAAGMG; translated from the coding sequence ATGATTCCCCCCACGTTCGAGTACACCCGTCCGGCCACCGTCGACGAGGCGGTGGGCGCGCTCGCCGACGCGGGCGAGGAGGCGAAGGTGCTGGCCGGCGGGCAGAGCCTGCTGCCGCTGCTGCGCCTGCGGCTCGCCTTCCCGGAGCTGGTCGTGGACGTCGGCCGGATCCCGGAGCTGCGCGGGGTCCGCGAGGACGGCGACACGCTCGCCGTCGGCGCGCTGACCACCCACCACGACGTCGTCCACGACCCGCTGGTGCGGCGGCACGCCGGGCTGCTGGCGGCGGCCACGGCCACCGTCGCCGATCCCGCCGTACGGCACCGCGGCACCCTCGGCGGGTCCCTCGCGCACGCCGACCCGGCCGGGGACCTGCCCGCCGTGGCGCTCGCCCTCGACGCCGAACTGGTGGTCGCCGGGCCGGGCGGGCGGCGTACGATCCCGGCCCGGGAGTTCTTCGTCGACTACCTCCAGTCGGCGCTCGCGCCCGACGAACTCCTGGTGGAGGTGCGGATCCCGAAGACGGACGGCTGGGGCTTCCACTACGAGAAGTTCCACGCGGTCGCGCAGTCCTGGGCGATCGTCGGGGTCGCCGCGCTGGTGCGGCGGGACGACGGGCACATCGCCGAGGCGCGCGTCGGGCTCACCAACATGGGCTCCACCCCGCTGCGGGCCGCCGCGGCCGAGCAGGCGCTGTCCGGTGCCGACGGCCCGCAGGCCGTGGCCCGCGCCGCCGAGGCCGCCGCCGAGGGCACCCGGCCCTCCCAGGACCTGTCGGCCTCGCCCGAGTACCGGCAGCACCTCGCACGGGTGCTGACCAGGCGGGCCGTGCTGACCGCCGCCGGAATGGGGTGA
- a CDS encoding SRPBCC family protein, with protein sequence MELHHEFSVPVPVDDAWRALLDIERVAPCLPGAVVEEYDGRTVTGSVKVKVGPVTVTYRGTAVFEEQDGAAHRMVLAASGRETRGQGTARATVTGTLTARDGGTAVSVRTDLTVTGRPAQFGRGVLSEVGDRLVRQFADCLATRLAERPPGPGGEPEPVGEEVGEAEPAEPLDLLRTAGVPVAKRAAAVAAVLAVLAVTAARLCRRRRRPAGHRARHR encoded by the coding sequence ATGGAACTGCACCACGAGTTCAGCGTCCCCGTCCCGGTCGACGACGCCTGGCGCGCGCTCCTGGACATCGAACGGGTCGCGCCCTGCCTGCCGGGCGCGGTCGTGGAGGAGTACGACGGCCGGACGGTGACCGGCTCGGTGAAGGTCAAGGTGGGCCCGGTCACCGTGACCTACCGGGGCACCGCGGTCTTCGAGGAGCAGGACGGGGCGGCCCACCGGATGGTGCTGGCGGCGAGCGGCCGGGAGACCCGCGGGCAGGGCACGGCCAGGGCCACGGTCACCGGCACGCTCACCGCACGCGACGGCGGTACCGCGGTGTCGGTGCGCACCGACCTCACGGTGACCGGCCGCCCCGCGCAGTTCGGCCGTGGGGTGCTGTCGGAGGTCGGCGACCGGCTGGTGAGACAGTTCGCGGACTGCCTCGCGACCCGGCTGGCGGAACGGCCGCCCGGCCCCGGCGGCGAACCGGAGCCGGTGGGCGAGGAGGTCGGGGAGGCCGAACCGGCGGAGCCGCTCGACCTGCTGCGTACCGCCGGGGTACCGGTGGCCAAGCGGGCCGCCGCGGTGGCCGCCGTGCTCGCCGTGCTCGCGGTGACGGCGGCCCGCCTGTGCCGACGCCGGCGGCGGCCCGCCGGGCACCGCGCCCGGCACCGGTGA
- a CDS encoding metallophosphoesterase has product MRLLLTSDTHLPLRAKRLPDRLLAELPRADVVLHAGDWVDEATLDLLESRSRRLIGVYGNNDGPGLRARLPEVARADLGGLRFGVVHETGPAQGREDRCAARFPDLDVLVFGHSHIPWDTTAPGGLRLLNPGSPTDRRRQPHCTYLTATVDDGALTEVTLHRLPPR; this is encoded by the coding sequence GTGCGCCTGCTCCTCACCTCCGACACGCACCTCCCGCTGCGTGCCAAGCGTCTCCCGGACCGGCTCCTCGCCGAACTCCCGCGCGCCGACGTCGTCCTGCACGCCGGCGACTGGGTCGACGAGGCCACCCTCGACCTGCTGGAGAGCCGCAGCCGCCGGCTCATCGGGGTGTACGGCAACAACGACGGCCCGGGCCTGCGAGCCCGGCTGCCCGAGGTGGCCCGCGCCGACCTGGGCGGCCTGCGCTTCGGAGTGGTCCACGAGACCGGCCCCGCCCAGGGCCGCGAGGACCGCTGCGCCGCCCGCTTCCCCGACCTGGACGTCCTGGTCTTCGGGCACAGCCACATCCCCTGGGACACCACGGCCCCCGGCGGCCTGCGCCTGCTCAACCCCGGCTCCCCGACCGACCGCCGCCGCCAGCCGCACTGCACCTACCTCACGGCGACCGTCGACGACGGCGCCCTCACCGAGGTGACCCTGCACCGGCTGCCGCCGCGCTGA
- a CDS encoding MoxR family ATPase: protein MDDPEQVGARLAETGYLVDEGLAVTCFLALRLHRPLFCEGDAGVGKTALAAALAQALGAPLIRLQCHEGIDASQALYDWDFPRQLLHLRAAEAAGVQDAERLESELYDRRFLIARPLLLALQRHPSVLLVDEIDRADDEFEAFLLELLSEYSVTIPELGTLRAEVPPVVVLTSNRTREVHDALKRRCLYHWFDHPSFARELAIVRRRLPQVSAHLAEQVTALVQALRGADLVKPPGVAETLDWAEALDALGASEVDAELAVATLGSVLKYREDTERARGLDLSAVLAARGG, encoded by the coding sequence ATGGACGACCCGGAGCAGGTGGGGGCCCGGCTTGCGGAGACGGGGTACCTCGTCGACGAAGGGCTGGCCGTCACCTGCTTCCTGGCCCTCAGACTGCACCGGCCGCTGTTCTGTGAGGGCGACGCCGGCGTGGGCAAGACCGCGCTCGCCGCCGCCCTCGCTCAGGCGCTGGGCGCACCGCTGATCCGGCTGCAGTGCCACGAGGGCATCGACGCCTCCCAGGCCCTGTACGACTGGGACTTCCCGCGCCAGCTGCTGCACCTGCGGGCCGCCGAGGCGGCGGGCGTGCAGGACGCGGAGCGGCTGGAGAGCGAGCTGTACGACCGGCGCTTCCTGATCGCCCGGCCGCTGCTGCTGGCGCTCCAGCGGCATCCGTCGGTGCTGCTGGTCGACGAGATCGACCGGGCCGACGACGAGTTCGAGGCGTTCCTCCTCGAATTGCTGTCCGAGTACTCGGTGACGATCCCGGAGCTGGGCACGCTGCGCGCCGAGGTGCCGCCGGTGGTGGTGCTGACCTCGAACCGGACCCGCGAGGTGCACGACGCGCTGAAGCGGCGGTGCCTGTACCACTGGTTCGACCATCCCTCGTTCGCCCGCGAACTGGCCATCGTGCGCCGCCGGCTGCCACAGGTGTCGGCCCACCTGGCCGAACAGGTCACGGCGCTCGTGCAGGCGCTGCGCGGCGCGGACCTGGTCAAGCCGCCGGGCGTCGCGGAGACGCTGGACTGGGCGGAGGCGCTGGACGCGCTGGGGGCGAGCGAGGTGGACGCCGAACTGGCCGTGGCGACACTGGGTTCGGTGCTGAAGTACCGGGAGGACACGGAGCGGGCGCGCGGGCTCGATCTCTCGGCGGTCCTCGCGGCCCGGGGCGGGTGA